One Mucilaginibacter ginkgonis genomic region harbors:
- a CDS encoding PepSY-associated TM helix domain-containing protein: MTKSQITKLAFKWHGWLGITAGIFFLLFGITGSMLMFRTDLDRYCNPELHHVQPSATIVSADSIYRQLVRTHPNLKKIVLHDFPSDKYDTYEFMLYKNQQHVTDNYLYFVFVDPYTGKVLSEGSYGNLGPSFFRWLYSFHYSLQLGMPGMLFTALIGLVMLLSLVTGIIIYRKHFWDALRFRAGLRFKNTGSAISSLHRIVGVWAIISTAILFITGFWMNKEHFSAKTWQLQKPHSNHLVKANIDDLVKRSLQIAPGFKPIAVNIPCVTGQEILVRGQMPDTRFCLLKGKASAVTFDPQTGAFKKVIDIDKQNYDKRIDTEIYNLHIGSYGGNAVRWLYVFFGLLPGILSVTGALLWLKKRRRRYRTKVNG; the protein is encoded by the coding sequence ATGACCAAATCACAGATCACCAAACTGGCCTTTAAGTGGCATGGCTGGCTGGGCATAACAGCAGGAATATTTTTCCTGCTGTTTGGCATAACCGGCAGTATGCTCATGTTCCGCACCGACCTTGACCGCTATTGTAATCCGGAATTGCATCATGTGCAGCCCTCAGCTACTATCGTATCGGCAGATAGCATTTACCGTCAGTTGGTACGCACACATCCAAACCTAAAAAAGATCGTTCTGCACGATTTTCCGAGCGATAAATATGACACTTACGAGTTTATGCTGTACAAAAATCAGCAGCATGTTACCGACAATTATTTGTACTTCGTTTTTGTAGATCCTTATACCGGAAAGGTATTAAGCGAAGGTAGTTACGGCAATTTAGGCCCGTCGTTTTTTAGATGGTTATATTCTTTTCATTACAGTTTGCAATTAGGCATGCCCGGTATGCTGTTTACCGCCTTGATAGGGTTGGTTATGCTGCTTTCGCTTGTTACAGGTATTATTATTTACCGAAAACACTTTTGGGATGCATTAAGGTTCAGAGCGGGCCTGAGGTTTAAGAATACAGGCTCGGCAATATCTTCGCTGCACCGCATCGTCGGGGTTTGGGCTATTATATCTACGGCCATATTGTTCATCACCGGTTTTTGGATGAATAAGGAACACTTCTCCGCCAAAACCTGGCAGCTGCAAAAGCCGCATTCAAATCATTTGGTAAAGGCTAATATAGATGATTTGGTTAAGCGTTCGTTGCAGATCGCGCCCGGGTTTAAGCCCATAGCGGTAAACATTCCATGCGTCACGGGCCAGGAGATTTTGGTGCGGGGGCAAATGCCAGATACCCGGTTCTGCTTGTTAAAAGGAAAGGCCAGCGCGGTAACATTCGACCCGCAAACGGGTGCGTTTAAAAAGGTGATAGACATTGATAAGCAGAACTATGACAAGCGGATAGACACGGAAATATACAACCTGCACATAGGCAGTTATGGCGGCAATGCCGTGCGCTGGTTGTACGTATTCTTTGGATTACTGCCGGGAATACTGTCTGTTACAGGCGCGTTATTGTGGTTAAAAAAACGACGCAGGCGTTACCGTACAAAAGTAAATGGATAA
- a CDS encoding amidohydrolase codes for MKKFCLLIFTLHAASAIAQTGALQAVVNKKANELEKQVIAWRRDFHEHPELGNHEVRTADIIAKHLTSLGIEVKTGVAKTGVIGILKGGKPGPVVALRADMDGLPVTERVNLPFASKVRTMYNGNEFGVMAACGHDSHVAILMGVASVLSSMKNDLHGTVKFIFQPAEEGPPAGEQGGAELMIKEGALEHPKVDVIFGLHINSQTEVGKIGYRPGGTMAAVNDMQIIVKGRSAHGAYPWSSIDPIVTSAQIINNLQTIVSRNLNVTENGAVVTIGAINGGNRSNIIPEKVEMLGTIRALSDQDEKMLIENVKRIATKTAEANGAVAEVKIPYSNHYPVTYNNPELINKMLPTLQAVAGKENVLLRPAVTGAEDFSFFEQKVPGLFFFLGGMPKGQDPLKAPSHHTPDFYIDESGFTLGVKALCDLTIDYMGGK; via the coding sequence ATGAAGAAATTTTGCTTACTGATATTCACGTTACACGCTGCAAGCGCGATTGCGCAAACAGGTGCTTTGCAAGCAGTTGTAAACAAAAAAGCAAACGAGCTGGAGAAGCAGGTGATTGCTTGGCGGCGCGACTTTCATGAACACCCGGAGTTGGGTAACCACGAAGTACGTACTGCTGACATCATCGCCAAACACCTTACATCTCTGGGTATCGAGGTGAAAACCGGCGTGGCTAAAACAGGCGTTATCGGAATATTAAAAGGCGGAAAACCTGGTCCGGTTGTGGCGCTTCGTGCAGATATGGACGGATTGCCGGTTACAGAAAGGGTAAACCTTCCCTTCGCGTCTAAAGTGCGCACCATGTATAACGGCAACGAATTTGGCGTAATGGCGGCCTGCGGGCATGATAGCCACGTGGCTATATTAATGGGTGTGGCATCTGTGCTGTCGTCCATGAAAAATGATTTGCATGGTACAGTGAAGTTTATCTTCCAACCTGCAGAAGAAGGCCCGCCGGCGGGTGAGCAGGGCGGCGCGGAGCTAATGATCAAGGAAGGCGCATTAGAGCACCCCAAAGTGGATGTTATTTTTGGGTTGCACATCAATTCTCAGACAGAAGTAGGAAAGATAGGCTACCGCCCGGGCGGCACAATGGCTGCTGTTAACGATATGCAGATCATTGTAAAAGGCCGTTCGGCTCATGGTGCCTATCCATGGAGTAGTATTGACCCGATAGTTACATCGGCACAGATCATCAACAACCTGCAAACCATTGTGAGCCGTAACCTTAATGTAACTGAGAACGGCGCGGTGGTAACCATTGGCGCTATCAATGGCGGCAACCGCTCTAATATTATTCCGGAGAAGGTGGAAATGCTTGGTACCATTCGCGCGCTGAGTGACCAGGACGAAAAGATGCTGATAGAGAATGTAAAACGCATTGCAACAAAAACCGCTGAAGCCAACGGCGCCGTTGCCGAAGTAAAGATCCCTTACAGCAACCACTACCCGGTTACCTACAACAACCCCGAACTGATCAATAAAATGCTGCCGACTTTGCAGGCCGTTGCAGGCAAAGAAAACGTGTTGCTGCGCCCTGCGGTGACCGGTGCAGAGGATTTTAGCTTTTTTGAGCAAAAGGTGCCGGGGCTTTTCTTCTTCCTGGGCGGCATGCCTAAAGGCCAGGACCCGTTAAAGGCACCTTCGCACCACACTCCTGATTTTTATATCGATGAAAGCGGATTTACTCTTGGTGTTAAAGCGTTATGCGATTTGACGATTGATTATATGGGAGGGAAGTAA
- a CDS encoding serine hydrolase: protein MKKFALLFLLSFFGLVAGAQNANRSKFVSDSLDNYINRALTNWRIPGAAVCIVKDGRIVMMKGYGIKELGVPTKVDQNTLFMIGSNTKAFTATALATLQADRKLSLDEKVTKYIPEFKLADPLSTQMITVRDLLCHRLGFRTFQGDFTYWTSSLTRNEVMEKMDHVKAPYAFRTKWGYTNAAFLTAGEIIPRVTGKTWEQYIRENIFVPLGMSNTLALSADLPKAINKASAHTITDGRLIAIPFPQLDNLAPAGAISSSAQDMSKWVMTLLNDGKVGSRQLIPADAIEATRVPQDVVSSGKRLTGESFFQLYGLGWFLQDYEGKRLVMHDGGVNGFVSSVTLVPEDKLGIIILTNSDQNELYEALRWEILDAYLKRPYQDYSNKYLEGFKADMTKELQRTNKLRDSVALNLKPSLPLREYAGKYTNDLYGNMTITQGENNELEMRLEHHQRMFVKLQSLGGNRFYATFSDPEFGKAVFPFEVRNGKVVGVRVKVADFIEYGPYDFKKL, encoded by the coding sequence ATGAAAAAATTTGCTCTGCTTTTCCTGCTTTCATTTTTTGGTTTAGTTGCCGGTGCGCAAAATGCGAATCGCAGCAAGTTCGTTTCAGACAGCCTTGACAACTACATTAACCGTGCATTGACCAACTGGCGCATCCCTGGCGCAGCTGTTTGTATAGTTAAAGACGGGCGCATTGTAATGATGAAGGGTTATGGCATCAAAGAGTTAGGTGTGCCGACTAAGGTTGATCAGAACACGCTTTTTATGATCGGCAGTAACACAAAGGCTTTTACCGCCACCGCGCTTGCCACCCTGCAAGCCGACCGTAAATTATCCCTCGACGAAAAAGTGACCAAATACATTCCTGAGTTTAAACTGGCGGACCCCTTGTCGACTCAAATGATCACCGTACGCGACTTGCTTTGCCACCGATTGGGATTCCGCACCTTTCAGGGGGATTTTACCTACTGGACCAGTAGCCTCACACGAAACGAGGTGATGGAAAAAATGGACCATGTAAAGGCGCCCTACGCGTTCCGTACCAAATGGGGGTATACCAACGCCGCGTTTCTGACGGCAGGCGAGATCATTCCGCGGGTTACAGGTAAAACATGGGAACAATACATCCGCGAAAATATTTTTGTGCCCCTGGGCATGAGCAATACACTTGCCCTTAGCGCAGACTTGCCAAAGGCGATCAACAAGGCATCGGCACATACCATTACCGATGGCAGGCTGATAGCTATCCCATTCCCGCAATTGGATAACCTTGCCCCTGCGGGTGCTATCAGTTCTTCGGCACAAGACATGAGCAAGTGGGTGATGACTTTGCTGAATGATGGGAAAGTGGGCAGCCGTCAATTGATACCGGCGGATGCTATCGAAGCTACTCGCGTTCCGCAGGATGTGGTATCAAGCGGCAAGCGATTGACAGGGGAAAGCTTCTTCCAATTATATGGACTTGGCTGGTTTTTGCAGGATTACGAAGGCAAACGACTGGTGATGCATGACGGTGGTGTTAATGGGTTTGTCTCATCGGTAACCTTGGTGCCGGAGGACAAACTTGGCATCATTATCCTCACCAATTCAGACCAAAACGAATTGTATGAAGCCCTGCGCTGGGAAATTTTGGACGCTTATCTAAAACGGCCATACCAGGATTACAGCAACAAATATCTGGAAGGCTTTAAGGCAGACATGACTAAAGAACTGCAGCGGACCAATAAACTGCGCGATTCTGTGGCATTGAACTTAAAACCGTCTTTGCCGCTGCGCGAATATGCAGGCAAGTACACTAATGACCTTTATGGCAACATGACCATAACACAGGGCGAGAACAACGAATTAGAAATGCGCTTAGAACATCACCAGCGAATGTTTGTCAAACTGCAATCGCTGGGAGGCAACCGCTTCTACGCAACTTTCTCTGACCCCGAATTTGGCAAGGCTGTTTTCCCTTTCGAAGTACGTAACGGTAAAGTGGTTGGCGTACGCGTCAAAGTAGCCGACTTTATAGAGTACGGGCCATATGATTTTAAGAAATTGTAA
- a CDS encoding S9 family peptidase, translating to MHKKNLKIGALLSFIMMLTISKTQLYAQVGNFQWGKDGYHYYDVKKGNLVYEDVRDPKNAQIFLNRSKLVIKKGDTIGIENFRVADAGDNVLINTNTRKVWRQYTRGDYWLYNVKNGAMKQLGKGKPSSSLMFAKLSPDGSKVAYVSEHNIYVEDLRTGFIKPLTTSGTKKLINGTFDWAYEEEFDCRDGFRWSPDGTSIAYWQINATTIPNYLMLNTTDSVYSHTVPVEYPVAGVNPSACRIGVVNVATGKNKWMNVPGDAIQNYIPRMEWAGNSNELILQQLNRAQNQSRIIICNVSNATARVIFRDEDKSWVEVSNKVMGWDWIDNGKSFVWLSEKDGWQHAYRINREGQAKLLTPGDYDVMQIVSVDNKNQLLYFIASPENATQRFLYKTSLSGGKAERVSPVSQNGYHRYEISPDNAVAVHSFTNITTMPVKEYVSLQDHNHISGDEIIPGKSPVKSNAEFFKVTTVDGVTLDGWVVKPKDFDPAKKYPVVFYVYGEPASQTVSDIYYNPLNRLYQGSMAADGYLYVSLDNRGTPAPKGREWRKAIYKNIGVVNIRDQAMGAKEVLKWPYADTSRVAVWGWSGGGSSTLNLMFQYPEIYKTGIAIAAVANQLTYDDIYQERYMGVPTDEQSRSFYIKGSPISHVKGLRGNLLYIHGTGDDNVHYNNAEQLINELVKNNKQFQLMSYPNRTHSISEGAGTTAHLRILYTNYLKEHCPPGAR from the coding sequence ATGCACAAAAAAAATTTAAAGATCGGCGCGCTTTTAAGCTTTATTATGATGCTGACTATAAGCAAAACACAATTATATGCACAGGTAGGCAATTTTCAATGGGGCAAAGATGGTTATCATTACTATGATGTAAAAAAGGGCAACCTGGTTTATGAAGACGTCCGCGACCCTAAAAACGCGCAAATCTTTCTTAACCGTAGTAAGCTGGTTATAAAAAAAGGTGATACTATCGGTATCGAAAACTTCAGGGTTGCCGATGCCGGCGACAATGTGCTGATCAATACCAACACCAGGAAAGTTTGGCGACAATACACACGCGGTGACTATTGGCTATACAATGTAAAAAATGGTGCCATGAAACAGCTGGGTAAAGGCAAACCTTCGTCGTCATTGATGTTTGCCAAGCTATCGCCAGACGGGTCGAAGGTTGCCTATGTAAGTGAGCATAACATCTACGTTGAGGATTTGAGGACGGGCTTCATTAAACCGCTTACAACCAGTGGTACAAAAAAGCTGATAAATGGCACTTTCGATTGGGCTTATGAGGAAGAATTTGACTGCCGTGATGGGTTCCGTTGGTCGCCCGATGGGACGTCTATCGCCTACTGGCAAATCAATGCTACAACTATACCCAACTACCTGATGCTGAACACTACTGACTCGGTTTATTCGCATACCGTACCGGTTGAATATCCTGTAGCGGGTGTTAATCCAAGCGCGTGCCGCATTGGTGTAGTGAATGTAGCTACAGGGAAAAACAAATGGATGAACGTGCCCGGCGATGCTATACAAAACTATATCCCGCGCATGGAGTGGGCCGGTAATTCAAACGAATTGATCTTACAGCAACTTAACCGCGCACAAAACCAAAGCCGCATCATTATTTGCAATGTTTCTAACGCTACTGCACGGGTGATCTTCCGCGATGAGGATAAATCCTGGGTAGAAGTGAGTAATAAAGTAATGGGTTGGGATTGGATAGATAATGGCAAATCATTTGTTTGGTTGAGCGAAAAAGACGGCTGGCAGCATGCCTACCGCATAAACCGCGAGGGGCAGGCAAAACTTTTAACACCGGGAGATTATGATGTAATGCAAATTGTCTCTGTTGATAACAAGAATCAGTTACTTTATTTTATTGCCTCGCCTGAAAATGCTACCCAACGCTTCCTTTACAAAACAAGCCTTAGTGGCGGCAAGGCCGAGCGAGTTTCACCTGTTTCGCAGAACGGTTATCACCGGTATGAGATTTCACCGGATAATGCGGTAGCTGTTCACAGCTTTACCAATATAACCACTATGCCGGTGAAAGAATATGTTAGCCTGCAGGATCATAACCATATTAGCGGCGACGAGATTATACCTGGTAAAAGCCCTGTTAAAAGCAATGCCGAGTTTTTTAAGGTAACTACCGTAGACGGAGTAACGCTTGACGGATGGGTGGTAAAACCCAAAGATTTTGATCCGGCTAAAAAGTACCCGGTAGTATTTTATGTTTACGGCGAGCCTGCTTCGCAAACGGTATCAGACATCTACTACAATCCGCTTAACCGTTTATACCAGGGCAGCATGGCAGCAGATGGTTACCTATATGTCTCGCTGGACAACAGGGGCACGCCCGCTCCAAAAGGGCGCGAATGGCGTAAAGCGATTTATAAAAACATCGGCGTGGTAAACATTCGCGATCAGGCGATGGGTGCAAAAGAAGTGTTAAAATGGCCTTATGCCGATACCAGCCGCGTAGCAGTTTGGGGATGGAGCGGCGGCGGATCGTCAACCCTTAACCTGATGTTTCAATATCCCGAGATCTACAAAACGGGTATAGCCATTGCCGCGGTGGCAAACCAGCTGACTTACGATGACATTTACCAGGAGCGTTACATGGGCGTGCCTACAGACGAACAAAGCCGCTCATTTTACATAAAAGGTTCACCTATTAGTCACGTTAAGGGGTTAAGGGGTAATCTGTTGTATATACATGGCACAGGCGACGACAATGTGCATTACAATAATGCGGAGCAGTTGATAAATGAGTTGGTGAAAAACAATAAGCAATTTCAGCTGATGTCTTATCCAAACCGCACCCACTCTATTTCTGAAGGAGCGGGTACTACTGCGCATTTGAGAATACTTTACACTAATTATCTAAAAGAACACTGTCCGCCGGGGGCGCGATAA
- a CDS encoding MFS transporter produces the protein MISLPILRNSAPLRYFTFFYLYAMQGVPAGFALTALANYLIGKGVDALTIGSFDAIIGIPWIINFIWGAVIDRYQFSLMGLRKHWIIFSQFLALLTLTSLLFVHDPVKQVHVILAIFFTHSIFASVQDASVDALAIAIVPVNQQGRINAFMRVGMVCGVAIGAAVFSTLVHFYGFYYAAAAQVIFLLIFTVVTYIIKVDREDSYIPSFHTKPIEKAAVSADDNPDLKWLFRQLYNGFVNKISLKTFSVIALIYLCLSVFIKSFSFHLIHNLHWDDNNLSILQGTWGSLVTVVVVLCGGVFADRLGAPRMLRIVTYAICGFLLFFGLLGMWWHYKSLSVTGMLIYSLADPMYSIAAIPVLMALCLKKVEASQFTTYMAVVNLCDVLGAYISGLAMRVTTAPVIGVTCGLVISTALCIQWLLRPAKQLAT, from the coding sequence TTGATAAGCCTTCCAATACTGAGGAATAGCGCTCCCTTGCGTTATTTCACTTTCTTTTATCTGTATGCCATGCAGGGCGTGCCGGCCGGCTTCGCGCTGACGGCGCTGGCCAATTATCTTATTGGTAAAGGCGTAGACGCATTGACGATCGGCTCTTTTGATGCCATCATCGGCATCCCGTGGATCATTAACTTCATCTGGGGCGCGGTGATAGACCGTTACCAGTTTTCGCTGATGGGTTTGCGCAAGCACTGGATCATTTTTTCCCAGTTTCTGGCCCTGCTAACACTTACCTCGTTATTGTTCGTTCATGACCCTGTAAAGCAGGTGCACGTCATTCTTGCCATTTTTTTTACGCACAGCATTTTTGCGTCTGTTCAGGACGCCAGTGTAGACGCGCTTGCTATAGCGATAGTGCCCGTAAACCAACAGGGCCGCATCAACGCGTTTATGCGTGTAGGTATGGTTTGCGGCGTGGCTATCGGTGCAGCGGTATTTTCTACACTGGTACATTTTTATGGTTTTTACTATGCCGCCGCTGCGCAGGTAATATTTCTATTGATCTTCACTGTTGTTACTTACATCATTAAAGTTGACCGCGAGGATAGTTACATACCATCATTTCATACCAAACCTATAGAGAAAGCGGCGGTATCAGCAGATGATAACCCCGATTTGAAATGGCTATTCAGACAGTTGTACAATGGTTTTGTAAATAAGATAAGCTTAAAAACGTTTAGCGTCATCGCGCTGATTTATTTGTGCCTTAGCGTTTTTATAAAGTCGTTTTCTTTCCATCTTATCCACAACCTCCACTGGGACGATAATAACCTGTCTATATTGCAAGGCACTTGGGGAAGCCTGGTAACAGTTGTTGTGGTGTTGTGCGGCGGTGTATTTGCAGACAGGCTTGGCGCGCCGCGCATGCTGCGCATTGTCACTTATGCCATCTGCGGATTTCTGCTGTTCTTTGGCTTGTTGGGCATGTGGTGGCACTACAAAAGCTTAAGCGTAACCGGCATGCTCATTTACAGCCTTGCCGACCCTATGTACAGCATCGCAGCTATACCAGTCTTAATGGCCTTATGCCTTAAAAAAGTTGAGGCATCACAATTTACAACCTACATGGCGGTAGTAAATTTGTGCGATGTTTTGGGTGCTTACATATCCGGTTTGGCAATGCGTGTCACAACTGCACCGGTAATAGGGGTCACTTGCGGATTGGTAATCTCGACTGCGCTCTGTATTCAATGGCTGCTAAGGCCAGCTAAACAATTAGCAACGTAG